CGGGTTGAGCAGGATTGTACATGATCAATCTTTGGGCAAGTGATACAGTGCTTCCAGCACGTCCGTATAATAAGCAGTGCCATGGGGCACAAATTCCGTTGCCAGAATCTCACGAACGATACGCTCCGGTGTATAAGCTGCATGATCGCTTAATGGCTCCTTATGACTGCTGGAATGTGGTGGTGATATCAACGGCTGAGTCTGAACTCCGGTAGCTTGAATGACATCGATTTCACTACGGAACAATGCCAGTAGATCATCCAGCGGCACCTCATACAGGCTATCCACCTCGCTGGGCTGCAGAACGTAGGCTTCAAGCGGCTGGTTCAGACATAATCCATAGACCGCACTGAATTCCCGATCTACGAATGGAACACCACGGACCTCTCCTTGGAGCTGCTGTGTAGCCGTGAATAGATAGGTTAGTGCATCGAAAGATACATGTACACCCAATTCCTCCTCCAGCTCACGACTGGCGTCTTGCAGTTGTTCACCAGCGGTGAGATGACCTGCTGCTGTAATGTCGTAACATCCAGGGAAGGTATCCTTAACATCACGCCGCCGCTGAAAAAGAACCTGTCGTTGTTCGCCTTCGTCACGCACAATCCAGCAGTGGAATGAACGGTGCCAATATCCTTTGGCATGGACCTCGCTACGCGGCGCTGTACCGATCCAATGTTGCTGATCATCATAAATGTCGAAACGTTCTGGGCTCATGAAACGTATCTCCTTATATAGCAGTTTTTAAAGTTCAAAATTTCACAAAGTTTGTTTTTAAACGAAAGGGGAACGATCGTATGGAATGCATTGTACACTTTCAGGTGATTTATCCGCAACCTCAGGAGCGTAAAAGCCTTCGAGGACTTATATTTGTAGGGCAGGGTCAGGAACCGGCTAGCAGTCAGTTAAGCAGCATGTTTAAGGATATGGGATTCAA
The window above is part of the Paenibacillus sp. 1781tsa1 genome. Proteins encoded here:
- a CDS encoding NUDIX domain-containing protein, with the translated sequence MSPERFDIYDDQQHWIGTAPRSEVHAKGYWHRSFHCWIVRDEGEQRQVLFQRRRDVKDTFPGCYDITAAGHLTAGEQLQDASRELEEELGVHVSFDALTYLFTATQQLQGEVRGVPFVDREFSAVYGLCLNQPLEAYVLQPSEVDSLYEVPLDDLLALFRSEIDVIQATGVQTQPLISPPHSSSHKEPLSDHAAYTPERIVREILATEFVPHGTAYYTDVLEALYHLPKD